A single window of Ictalurus furcatus strain D&B chromosome 3, Billie_1.0, whole genome shotgun sequence DNA harbors:
- the LOC128605170 gene encoding hyaluronan-binding protein 2, producing the protein MKLKLLLLLLVFFCTFILPAQLSKHDHHPKHDKKDHKEKPGERHGNKHGKRRGRVENLLADYDDDSSDDDDEERGQWLFQLQGVRGSCTPNPCLNNGLCEENRGRFKCKCPKPFKGRVCEKSKKACKADTCGYGQCVLTSTPPYFACKCKAPFQPPDCKKIAPCQLNLCLNGGTCEKDGQDFDCVCKTGFSGKFCQVGPNDCYKGNGESYRGMVSETENGDDCLFWNSYFLLGKGTNPFNTFNDPQGLGPHNYCRNPDGESKPWCFVRTGRKIRWDHCDVRKCPTDDTPTAHPEPKPTTAHSAVIHPAIKPTPPGTSESPIPGSDTDGNPIPASDATGTPIPVSDTTGTPFPVSEAAGTPFPVSEAAGTPFPVSEAAGTPFPVSEAAGKPFLVSEDAGSSTPGSDTEILTPGVPAAPTIRPVERQFAICGKPQPKRPINRIYGGIKALPGGQPWQASVQLRPKATVLPFKHVCGGTLIKPCWVLTAGHCIDKTKDYRVVLGTINLAKNEPTQQTLEVVEAIIHERYKETTESVHNDIALLRLKDRNGKCAEESQFVKTACLPSEDFPDGTVCSISGWGATSESLYGSNQLLDADVLLISQETCSSAKVYGNIIDNSMVCAGHLEGGVDSCQGDSGGPLTCVGNQIHYIYGIVSWGDNCGLKNKPGVYTRVKNFVDWINRTTARAGV; encoded by the exons ATGAAGCTCAAGCTGCTACTGCTGCTCCTTGTCTTCTTCTGTACCTTCATCCTACCTGCACAG CTGTCAAAACATGACCACCATCCAAAGCATGACAAAAAGGATCACAAGGAGAAACCAGGGGAGAGACATGGCAACAAACATGGAAAGCGGCGGGGAAGAGTAGAAA ACCTGCTGGCTGACTACGATGACGAcagcagtgatgatgatgacgaagaAAGGGGCCAATGGCTGTTTCAGCTTCAAGGTGTCAGAG GGAGTTGCACCCCAAATCCATGCCTCAACAACGGACTCTGTGAGGAGAACCGAGGCAGATTTAAGTGCAAGTGCCCCAAACCTTTCAAAGGCAGGGTGTGTGAGAAAA GTAAAAAGGCCTGCAAGGCGGACACGTGTGGATATGGTCAATGTGTTCTTACATCGACTCCTCCTTACTTCGCGTGCAAGTGTAAAGCACCTTTCCAACCCCCCGACTGCAAAAAAA TCGCCCCATGCCAATTGAACCTATGTCTAAATGGAGGTACCTGTGAGAAAGATGGTCAAGACTTTGACTGTGTCTGCAAAACAGGTTTTTCTGGAAAATTCTGTCAGGTCG gcCCAAATGACTGCTATAAGGGAAATGGTGAGTCCTACAGAGGGATGGTATCAGAGACAGAGAATGGAGATGATTGTCTTTTCTGGAATTCTTACTTCCTTCTGGGTAAAGGAACAAACCCATTCAATACATTCAACGACCCTCAGGGTCTGGGTCCTCACAACTACTGCAG aaatccagatggTGAATCAAAGCCATGGTGCTTCGTACGAACCGGAAGGAAGATAAGATGGGATCACTGCGACGTGAGGAAATGTCCCACTG ATGACACCCCCACCGCCCATCCGGAACCGAAGCCCACTACAGCACATTCTGCTGTCATTCACCCGGCCATAAAACCCACCCCACCAGGTACTTCAGAAAGTCCCATTCCTGGAAGTGACACTGATGGAAACCCCATACCAGCCAGTGATGCTACTGGAACCCCTATACCAGTAAGTGACACTACTGGAACACCTTTTCCAGTTAGTGAGGCTGCCGGAACCCCTTTTCCAGTTAGTGAGGCTGCCGGAACCCCTTTTCCAGTTAGTGAGGCTGCTGGAACCCCTTTTCCAGTTAGTGAGGCTGCTGGAAAACCTTTTCTAGTGAGTGAGGATGCTGGAAGCAGCACACCAGGAAGCGACACAGAAATCCTTACCCCAGGAGTCCCAGCCGCACCCACCATCCGGCCCGTGGAGAGACAGTTTGCAATCTGTGGCAAACCCCAACCAAAAAGGCCAATAAATCGCATTTATGGGGGTATAAAGGCACTTCCTGGTGGCCAGCCATGGCAGGCTTCTGTTCAGCTCAGACCCAAAGCTACAGTCCTGCCCTTCAAACACGTATGTGGAGGCACCCTCATTAAGCCATGCTGGGTGTTGACTGCAGGACATTGTAT CGATAAGACAAAGGATTACCGAGTCGTTTTGGGAACTATTAATTTGGCGAAGAACGAGCCGACACAGCAAACGCTGGAGGTTGTAGAGGCCATTATTCATGAGCGATACAAAGAGACAACTGAGTCTGTCCACAATGACATTG CTCTGCTTAGGCTAAAAGACAGAAATGGGAAATGCGCAGAGGAGAGCCAGTTTGTAAAGACGGCCTGCTTGCCGAGTGAAGATTTTCCTGATGGAACCGTGTGCAGCATCTCTGGATGGGGGGCCACTTCTGAAT CACTATATGGCTCCAATCAGTTACTGGATGCTGATGTGTTGCTGATTTCCCAGGAAACTTGCTCCAGTGCTAAAGTATATGGGAACATCATAGATAACAGCATGGTCTGCGCTGGTCACTTGGAAGGTGGAGTGGACTCGTGTCAA GGTGACTCCGGAGGGCCTTTGACCTGCGTGGGAAACCAGATACACTATATCTATGGCATCGTTAGCTGGGGAGATAACTGTGGATTGAAGAACAAGCCCGGGGTATATACCCGGGTCAAAAACTTTGTGGACTGGATCAACAGGACAACAGCTAGGGCGGGTGTGTAA